One Halobaculum roseum DNA segment encodes these proteins:
- a CDS encoding DUF5809 family protein has product MDTEGTLAPATPAEAREEYETLVPAAKVAVREAAKAMEFDREEYADRVTGEVIETVRDALFASLLEVHVGTREEYEAWLDDHPEYEPDMAGSDNVDNVVWHPVAFAPDSEGERSESSGRAGSGAGREQSERPEKSSGERGDPRDGEATRERTKPVVAATWQAEREAALGTLRRRAFGRAYRPVVDGGGETGSDEA; this is encoded by the coding sequence ATGGATACCGAAGGGACGCTCGCGCCGGCGACGCCCGCGGAGGCCCGCGAGGAGTACGAGACGCTCGTGCCCGCCGCGAAGGTCGCCGTCCGCGAGGCGGCGAAGGCGATGGAGTTCGACCGCGAGGAGTACGCCGACCGCGTCACCGGCGAGGTGATCGAGACGGTTCGCGACGCGCTGTTCGCGTCGCTGCTGGAGGTTCACGTCGGCACGCGCGAGGAGTACGAGGCGTGGCTCGACGACCACCCCGAGTACGAGCCGGACATGGCCGGCAGCGACAACGTCGACAACGTCGTCTGGCACCCGGTCGCGTTCGCGCCCGACAGCGAGGGCGAGCGAAGCGAGTCCTCGGGGCGAGCGGGGAGCGGTGCGGGGCGCGAGCAAAGCGAGCGCCCCGAGAAGTCGAGCGGGGAGCGGGGCGACCCGCGAGACGGAGAAGCGACCCGCGAGCGCACCAAGCCCGTCGTCGCGGCGACGTGGCAGGCCGAGCGCGAGGCCGCGCTCGGAACGCTCCGGCGGCGCGCGTTCGGCCGGGCGTACCGACCCGTCGTCGACGGCGGCGGCGAAACCGGAAGCGACGAGGCATAA
- a CDS encoding DUF5810 domain-containing protein, whose protein sequence is MGYACPVCETPQRDGEHLANHLAFTAMLHGDEHEDWLDEHVDDWGDRTPADLASAATEFAEETEYDEVFEDTTGNGHGHHDHAHGDPARSDVTGDPTGGAAEAVVDEAVESVLEEAQELTEEMYGLDEDGDADGDDGGPPKGAGDEADDATEE, encoded by the coding sequence ATGGGATACGCCTGTCCGGTGTGCGAGACGCCCCAGCGCGACGGCGAGCACCTCGCGAACCACCTGGCGTTCACGGCGATGCTCCACGGCGACGAGCACGAGGACTGGCTGGACGAGCACGTCGACGACTGGGGCGACCGCACGCCCGCGGACCTGGCGTCGGCGGCGACCGAGTTCGCCGAGGAGACCGAGTACGACGAGGTGTTCGAGGATACGACGGGCAATGGGCACGGCCACCACGACCACGCGCACGGCGACCCCGCACGGTCGGACGTGACCGGCGACCCGACGGGCGGCGCCGCCGAGGCGGTCGTCGACGAGGCGGTCGAGTCGGTACTGGAGGAGGCCCAGGAGTTGACCGAGGAGATGTACGGGTTGGACGAGGACGGCGACGCCGACGGCGACGACGGCGGACCCCCGAAGGGAGCAGGCGACGAAGCCGACGACGCGACCGAGGAGTAG
- a CDS encoding NUDIX hydrolase, with protein MLETAVEYETGWVTAGYDLVEHPDGSTKKYYWSELATAVVVVARAGDDLLMVEQYRPTVRNTQLELPAGIVEAGESYTGAGRRELREETGFAADSLSVLGEVQCTTGLLRHTRGFVFAEGLEPVGQELDDNEYLVPRAVPVDEAVDVVRSPPTNDATLEGVLLAREEGLL; from the coding sequence GTGCTGGAGACGGCGGTGGAGTACGAGACGGGCTGGGTGACGGCCGGCTACGACCTCGTCGAACACCCCGACGGGTCGACGAAGAAGTACTACTGGTCGGAACTGGCGACGGCCGTGGTCGTCGTCGCCCGCGCCGGCGACGACCTCCTCATGGTCGAGCAGTACCGCCCGACCGTCCGCAACACGCAGCTGGAGCTCCCCGCGGGCATCGTCGAGGCCGGCGAGTCGTACACCGGGGCGGGCCGACGGGAACTCCGCGAGGAGACCGGATTCGCGGCCGACTCGCTCTCCGTGCTCGGCGAGGTGCAGTGTACGACCGGGCTGCTTCGCCACACCCGCGGGTTCGTCTTCGCGGAGGGGCTCGAACCCGTCGGACAGGAGCTCGACGACAACGAGTACCTCGTCCCCCGGGCGGTCCCCGTCGACGAGGCGGTCGACGTGGTTCGCTCGCCGCCGACCAACGACGCGACCCTGGAGGGCGTGCTGCTCGCCCGCGAGGAGGGGCTGCTGTAG
- a CDS encoding rhodanese-like domain-containing protein, producing the protein MDGEITPDEVERLLAEDADVRVVDIRSPGAYERGHIPGSENVPFQDLPDRVASLTGSEHIVTVCPHGKASVQAANLITSFEGTTEARVESMAGGLEAWDGELEAGAGDDEPADAREADEGPQSPF; encoded by the coding sequence ATGGACGGCGAGATCACGCCCGACGAGGTCGAGCGGCTCCTCGCGGAGGACGCGGACGTCCGCGTCGTCGACATCCGCTCGCCGGGGGCGTACGAGCGCGGCCACATCCCCGGCTCCGAGAACGTCCCGTTTCAGGACCTGCCCGACCGGGTGGCGTCGCTGACCGGGAGCGAGCACATCGTGACGGTGTGCCCGCACGGCAAGGCGAGCGTCCAGGCGGCGAACCTCATCACGTCGTTCGAGGGAACGACCGAGGCGCGCGTCGAGAGCATGGCCGGCGGGCTGGAGGCGTGGGACGGCGAGCTCGAAGCCGGCGCCGGCGACGACGAACCCGCGGACGCGCGCGAGGCCGACGAGGGCCCGCAGTCACCCTTCTGA